A genome region from Pseudomonas anguilliseptica includes the following:
- the moaE gene encoding molybdopterin synthase catalytic subunit MoaE: MSIRVQSQPFDPGTELNALHAANLGIGAVVSFVGYVRDFNEGREVGGMFLEHFPGMTEKALGKIAEEAAQRWPLLGIEVIHRIGRLEPGEPIVFVGTSSAHRQAAFDACNFVMDYLKTRAPFWKKEDTADGPRWVEGRCSDQAAAERWKQQP, translated from the coding sequence ATGAGTATTCGCGTCCAGTCGCAACCCTTCGATCCGGGTACCGAGCTCAACGCCTTGCACGCGGCCAACCTGGGTATCGGTGCTGTGGTCAGCTTTGTTGGCTATGTGCGCGACTTCAACGAAGGGCGCGAAGTCGGCGGCATGTTTCTCGAACACTTTCCCGGCATGACCGAGAAGGCCCTGGGCAAGATTGCCGAGGAGGCCGCTCAGCGCTGGCCGCTGCTGGGCATCGAGGTGATCCACCGCATTGGCCGTCTGGAGCCCGGCGAGCCGATCGTGTTTGTCGGTACCAGCAGCGCGCACCGCCAGGCGGCGTTCGATGCCTGCAACTTCGTCATGGATTACCTGAAAACCCGCGCGCCGTTTTGGAAGAAGGAAGACACCGCCGACGGTCCACGCTGGGTCGAGGGGCGCTGTTCCGATCAGGCCGCAGCGGAACGCTGGAAACAGCAACCCTAA
- a CDS encoding IS30 family transposase, protein MSYSELSVEERATIQIGHAQGFSLRKIAHLINRSPSTISRELRRNREVCGRYSARAAQQQMRARRQVCRPKRKLLPGSERFELVTHMLRERLSPEQIAGKLRSMNIPSLRDAYVCRETIYTAIYALPVGELRKELIICLRQSKTTRRPRSGGVDRRGQLPELVSIHVRPPEIEDRLMPGHWEGDLIKGKANASSVGTLVERTSGYLMLIKMNDATATSAMEGFSAALNRMPLAMRKSMTYDQGREMARHAEITQRTGIAIYFCDPHSPWQRGSNENINGLIRQYLPKGTDLSGHSQEQLDAIALQLNMRPRKRFDFKCPIEVMSEVMQEAMAMRHDAPASIQ, encoded by the coding sequence ATGTCTTATTCCGAACTCAGCGTTGAAGAGCGCGCCACTATTCAAATCGGTCATGCCCAAGGCTTTAGCCTGCGCAAGATTGCCCACCTGATCAACCGATCCCCCTCGACTATCAGTCGCGAGTTGCGCCGTAATCGAGAGGTCTGCGGTCGTTACTCGGCCCGTGCGGCGCAGCAGCAGATGAGAGCCCGGCGCCAAGTCTGCCGGCCCAAGCGAAAGCTGCTGCCCGGTAGTGAACGCTTCGAGTTGGTGACCCATATGCTGCGTGAGCGTTTGTCTCCCGAGCAGATTGCCGGCAAGCTGCGCAGCATGAACATACCCAGCCTCAGAGATGCCTACGTCTGTCGCGAGACGATCTATACCGCGATCTATGCCTTGCCGGTCGGCGAGCTGCGTAAGGAGCTGATTATCTGCCTGCGCCAAAGCAAGACGACGCGCAGGCCGCGCTCTGGCGGCGTGGATCGACGTGGCCAGCTCCCGGAGCTGGTCAGTATTCACGTGCGCCCGCCGGAGATTGAAGACCGCCTGATGCCGGGCCACTGGGAGGGCGACCTTATCAAGGGCAAGGCCAACGCCTCGTCGGTCGGCACCTTGGTAGAACGCACCAGTGGCTACCTGATGCTGATCAAGATGAACGATGCGACGGCGACCTCGGCGATGGAAGGTTTCAGCGCCGCACTCAATCGTATGCCGCTGGCGATGCGTAAGAGCATGACCTACGACCAGGGCCGGGAGATGGCGCGGCACGCCGAGATCACCCAGAGAACCGGCATAGCGATCTACTTCTGCGACCCACACAGCCCCTGGCAGCGCGGCAGCAACGAAAACATCAACGGCCTCATTCGCCAGTACCTGCCCAAGGGCACAGACTTGTCGGGACACAGCCAAGAACAGTTGGATGCCATTGCACTGCAACTGAATATGCGGCCGCGTAAGCGCTTCGACTTCAAGTGCCCGATCGAAGTCATGAGCGAAGTAATGCAAGAAGCCATGGCTATGCGGCATGATGCGCCAGCGTCAATTCAATAA
- the dmeF gene encoding CDF family Co(II)/Ni(II) efflux transporter DmeF translates to MTACNHSRWEPSHDYRPPETTAERQAWRVAALTGGTMLVEIVAGYAFNSMALLADGWHMASHMLAIGLTALAYLLARRYAQDPRFAFGTWKVEVLAGFASSLMLLVVVAMLAFESLWRLWQPQVITFDMALWVAVVGLLVNLASAWLLRDSHDHAHGQGHSHAAEHAHADHDHDHDHDHDHAAAPAGKDLNRHAAFIHVLADALTSVAAIVALLGGLLLGWDWLDPLMGVIGAVIIAVWAKGLLIETGKVLLDREMDSPVVERVRSALAEEADTELADLHLWRVGRAQFACIVSVVTHGDGSADRYKARLAGIAELVHVTVEVNRCADEHRVERG, encoded by the coding sequence ATGACCGCCTGCAATCATTCGCGCTGGGAACCGTCCCACGATTATCGCCCGCCGGAAACCACCGCAGAACGCCAGGCCTGGCGGGTTGCCGCGCTGACCGGGGGGACCATGCTGGTGGAAATTGTCGCCGGCTATGCGTTCAACTCCATGGCCTTGCTCGCCGATGGCTGGCATATGGCTTCGCATATGCTCGCTATCGGTCTGACTGCGCTGGCCTACCTGCTGGCGCGGCGCTATGCCCAGGACCCACGCTTTGCCTTTGGCACCTGGAAGGTCGAGGTGCTGGCGGGGTTTGCCAGTTCGCTGATGTTGTTGGTTGTAGTGGCGATGCTGGCGTTCGAGTCGCTGTGGCGGCTGTGGCAGCCTCAGGTGATCACCTTCGATATGGCGCTGTGGGTCGCCGTCGTTGGCCTGTTGGTCAACCTGGCTTCTGCCTGGCTGCTGCGTGATAGCCATGACCACGCACATGGGCAAGGCCATAGCCACGCCGCAGAGCATGCTCACGCCGATCACGATCACGATCACGATCACGATCACGATCACGCTGCAGCGCCTGCGGGCAAGGATCTTAATCGCCACGCCGCCTTTATCCATGTACTGGCCGACGCGCTGACCTCGGTGGCGGCTATCGTCGCGCTGTTGGGCGGCTTGCTGCTGGGCTGGGATTGGCTCGACCCGCTGATGGGCGTGATCGGTGCGGTGATCATCGCGGTGTGGGCCAAGGGGCTGCTGATCGAAACCGGCAAGGTGTTGCTCGATCGCGAGATGGACAGTCCGGTGGTCGAGCGCGTGCGCAGCGCCTTGGCCGAGGAGGCGGACACTGAGCTGGCCGATCTGCACCTATGGCGCGTTGGCCGTGCGCAGTTCGCCTGCATTGTCAGCGTGGTGACCCATGGTGACGGCTCGGCGGATCGCTACAAGGCGCGGCTGGCGGGGATTGCGGAGCTGGTGCATGTGACCGTGGAGGTCAATCGCTGTGCCGATGAGCACAGGGTGGAGCGGGGCTGA
- a CDS encoding helix-turn-helix transcriptional regulator, whose translation MTPPRPAPELDNYRTIADAIATLFFPHAEVVLHDLRTQKVDYIANNISKRVIGDDAALEDMLSGEVDERSIGPYEKLNWDGQKIRSVSSVLRDAAGTPIAVLCINLNISLFETAKQALDLFLSSSKLVPQPDALFRDDWQERINTFLHSWLRQRQLGLNLLTRDHKRELVEALHAEGAFKGKSAANYVANVLNMGRATVYKHLKEIKGEA comes from the coding sequence ATGACGCCGCCCCGCCCTGCCCCCGAGCTGGACAACTACCGCACCATCGCCGACGCCATCGCCACGCTGTTCTTCCCCCACGCCGAAGTGGTGCTGCACGACCTGCGCACACAGAAGGTCGACTACATCGCCAACAACATCTCCAAACGGGTGATCGGCGATGACGCGGCGCTGGAAGACATGCTTAGCGGCGAAGTCGACGAGCGCAGCATAGGCCCTTATGAAAAGCTCAACTGGGATGGCCAGAAGATCCGCTCGGTCAGCAGCGTGCTGCGCGACGCCGCTGGCACGCCCATCGCGGTGCTATGCATCAACCTGAATATCTCGCTGTTCGAGACCGCCAAGCAGGCGCTGGATCTGTTTCTCTCGTCCAGCAAACTGGTGCCGCAGCCCGACGCGCTGTTCCGCGACGACTGGCAGGAGCGCATCAATACCTTTCTGCACAGTTGGCTGCGCCAGCGACAGCTTGGCCTCAACCTGCTGACCCGCGACCATAAACGCGAGCTGGTCGAAGCGCTGCACGCTGAAGGCGCCTTCAAAGGCAAAAGCGCCGCCAACTACGTAGCCAACGTACTGAACATGGGCCGCGCGACGGTGTACAAACACCTGAAAGAGATCAAGGGCGAGGCCTGA
- the moaC gene encoding cyclic pyranopterin monophosphate synthase MoaC, which translates to MLTHLDSQGRANMVDVSDKAQTVREAVAEALVRMRPETLQMIAQGDHPKGDVFAVARIAGIQAAKKTSDLIPLCHPLMLTSVKVELVPEGADAVRITARCKLTGQTGVEMEALTAASVAALTIYDMCKAVDRGMVIEGVRLLEKVGGKSGHFKVEDEA; encoded by the coding sequence GTGTTAACCCATCTCGATTCCCAAGGCCGCGCCAATATGGTCGATGTCAGCGACAAGGCTCAGACCGTCCGTGAGGCCGTGGCTGAAGCCTTGGTGCGCATGCGCCCAGAAACCCTGCAGATGATTGCCCAGGGCGATCACCCCAAGGGCGATGTGTTCGCTGTGGCGCGCATTGCCGGTATTCAGGCGGCCAAGAAAACCAGTGATCTGATCCCGCTGTGCCATCCGTTGATGCTTACCAGCGTCAAGGTCGAGTTGGTGCCTGAAGGCGCGGATGCCGTGCGCATCACCGCGCGCTGCAAGCTGACCGGGCAGACCGGGGTGGAAATGGAAGCCCTGACCGCCGCTAGCGTCGCCGCGCTGACCATCTACGACATGTGCAAGGCGGTGGATCGCGGCATGGTGATCGAAGGTGTGCGGCTGCTGGAGAAGGTCGGCGGCAAGAGTGGTCACTTCAAGGTCGAGGACGAAGCATGA
- a CDS encoding MoaD/ThiS family protein, whose translation MIRVQYFARYREALGLDGEQLNAEFASLDQLRQHLLARGGVWDVLAEQNLMCARNQELCSLDEPLVAGDEVAFFPTVTGG comes from the coding sequence ATGATCCGCGTGCAGTATTTCGCTCGTTACCGCGAAGCCCTCGGCCTGGACGGCGAGCAGCTGAACGCTGAGTTCGCCAGCCTCGATCAGTTGCGCCAACACCTGCTGGCGCGCGGCGGTGTTTGGGACGTGCTGGCCGAGCAGAACCTGATGTGTGCACGCAATCAGGAACTGTGCAGCCTGGATGAGCCGCTGGTGGCAGGCGATGAAGTGGCGTTTTTTCCTACTGTGACTGGCGGCTGA
- the alg8 gene encoding mannuronan synthase, translating to MQTHTLKSGLNQAAGWLFYLSLLMLLALALPRSVFDPESRDYLLLIGAVGIWRYSMGAMHFVRGMLFLYLLFPYFRRQVVKLGKDADPSQVFLLVTSFRIDALTTAQVYRSVIREAIDCGYPTTVVCSIVELSDELLVKNLWAQMQPPEQVTLDFVRIPGTGKRDGLAYGFRAISRQMPDADAVVAVIDGDTVLGAGVVRKTVPWFKLFANVGGLTTNEFCEVRGSYVMSEWHKLRFAQRHLNMCSMALSKRVLTMTGRMSVFRAEVVTDPAFIADVESDHLDHWRLGRFQFLTGDDKSSWYSLMRLGYDTFYVPDAAINTVEHPPEKSFIKASRKLMFRWYGNNLRQNARALRLGMQRLGGFTSLVLFDQRVSMWTSLLGLSVAIIASLKYGLGFFLAYLLWIGLTRLILTLLLSVTGHHIGPAYPLILYYNQIVGALVKIYVFFRLDQQSWTRQNTKLDRGLVSFQRWFNTWSSRAMTFSAASLFVATLLVLV from the coding sequence ATGCAAACCCACACGCTGAAAAGCGGCCTCAACCAGGCCGCTGGCTGGCTGTTCTACTTATCACTGCTGATGCTGCTGGCGCTGGCATTACCCAGAAGCGTGTTCGACCCCGAGTCGCGCGACTACCTGTTGTTGATCGGCGCAGTCGGTATCTGGCGCTACTCCATGGGTGCCATGCATTTCGTGCGCGGCATGCTGTTTCTCTATCTGTTGTTCCCTTACTTCCGGCGCCAGGTCGTCAAGCTCGGCAAAGATGCTGACCCTTCCCAGGTATTTCTGCTGGTCACCAGCTTCCGCATCGACGCCCTGACCACCGCGCAGGTATACCGCTCGGTCATCCGCGAAGCGATTGACTGCGGTTACCCAACAACCGTGGTCTGCTCCATCGTCGAACTTTCCGATGAGCTGTTGGTGAAGAACCTCTGGGCGCAAATGCAGCCACCGGAGCAGGTCACCCTGGACTTCGTGCGTATTCCTGGCACAGGCAAAAGGGATGGCCTGGCCTACGGCTTTCGCGCCATCTCGCGGCAGATGCCGGATGCCGATGCGGTAGTGGCGGTGATCGATGGCGACACTGTGCTCGGCGCAGGGGTGGTGCGTAAAACCGTGCCCTGGTTCAAGTTGTTCGCCAATGTCGGCGGCCTCACCACCAACGAGTTCTGCGAGGTGCGCGGCAGCTATGTGATGAGCGAATGGCACAAGCTGCGCTTCGCCCAGCGTCACTTGAACATGTGCTCGATGGCCCTGAGCAAACGTGTGCTGACCATGACCGGGCGCATGTCGGTATTCCGCGCCGAAGTGGTGACAGACCCGGCGTTTATTGCCGACGTAGAAAGCGATCACCTCGACCACTGGCGCCTGGGTCGCTTCCAGTTTCTCACTGGCGATGACAAGTCCAGCTGGTACAGCCTTATGCGCCTGGGCTACGACACCTTCTACGTGCCGGATGCGGCGATCAATACGGTCGAGCATCCGCCGGAAAAGAGCTTTATCAAGGCCAGCCGCAAACTGATGTTCCGCTGGTACGGCAACAACTTGCGGCAGAACGCCCGCGCCCTGCGCCTTGGCATGCAACGCCTGGGTGGCTTCACCAGCCTGGTGCTGTTCGATCAGCGCGTGTCGATGTGGACCAGCCTGCTCGGCCTGAGCGTGGCGATTATCGCCAGCCTCAAATACGGCCTCGGGTTCTTCCTGGCCTACCTGCTGTGGATCGGCCTGACCCGACTGATTCTGACCCTGCTGCTCAGCGTCACCGGGCACCACATAGGTCCGGCCTACCCACTGATTCTCTATTACAACCAGATCGTCGGCGCGCTGGTGAAGATCTACGTGTTCTTCCGTCTCGACCAGCAATCCTGGACCCGCCAGAACACCAAGCTCGATCGTGGCCTGGTGAGCTTTCAGCGCTGGTTCAACACCTGGTCCTCACGGGCCATGACCTTCTCTGCCGCCAGCCTATTCGTCGCCACCCTGCTGGTGCTGGTGTGA
- the yaaA gene encoding peroxide stress protein YaaA, protein MLMVISPAKTLDYETPPATPRFTQPEHLDHAQDLIQQLRDFTPAQIAELMHLSDKLAGLNAARFGSWERPFNPSNAKQALLAFKGDVYTGLNAEDFSEADFDFAQTHLRMLSGLYGVLRPLDLMQPYRLEMGTKLANPRGNNLYDFWGERISGWLNEALAAQGDDVLLNLASNEYFSAVKRKALNARIIDTEFKDLKNGQYKIISFYAKKARGLMARYVIKERLTDPAGLKDFTYEGYRFSAENSKTDTLVFLRDHPQD, encoded by the coding sequence ATGTTGATGGTGATTTCCCCGGCCAAGACCCTCGATTACGAGACGCCGCCTGCGACCCCGCGCTTTACCCAGCCCGAACACCTCGACCACGCCCAGGACCTGATCCAGCAACTGCGCGACTTCACCCCGGCGCAGATCGCCGAGCTGATGCACCTCTCGGACAAACTCGCGGGCCTGAATGCTGCGCGCTTCGGCAGCTGGGAACGGCCGTTCAATCCGTCCAACGCCAAGCAGGCGCTGCTGGCGTTCAAGGGCGACGTGTACACCGGGCTTAACGCCGAGGATTTCAGCGAAGCCGACTTCGACTTCGCGCAAACCCACCTGCGTATGCTTTCCGGTCTGTACGGCGTACTGCGTCCGCTCGACCTGATGCAGCCCTACCGCCTGGAAATGGGTACCAAACTGGCTAACCCGCGCGGCAATAATCTCTATGACTTCTGGGGTGAGCGCATCAGCGGCTGGTTGAATGAGGCGCTGGCCGCTCAGGGCGACGATGTGCTGCTCAACCTGGCGTCCAACGAATACTTCAGCGCGGTGAAACGCAAGGCGCTGAATGCGCGGATCATCGACACCGAGTTCAAGGACCTGAAGAACGGCCAGTACAAGATCATCAGTTTCTACGCGAAAAAAGCCCGTGGCCTGATGGCTCGTTATGTAATCAAGGAGCGCCTGACCGATCCGGCCGGCCTCAAGGATTTCACCTATGAGGGCTACCGCTTTTCGGCCGAAAACTCGAAAACCGACACCCTGGTTTTCCTTCGCGACCATCCCCAAGATTAA
- a CDS encoding ornithine cyclodeaminase family protein, with product MSTTPYVLDKSAAEQLLAQVDVHQAMVAMFRELAAGNAVQPAQQLVEFPAGGGDFINYLGVLAGAGVYGVKTSPYIVREQGPLITAWTLLMSMQTGQPLLLCDAGSLTTARTAATTAVAVDALAAPEASRLAVIGSGAVAQAHVHYVKQLRPWQSIRLYSPSLAGKTGAQLLKLQQLDPRIQLCASQADAIRDADVVMLCTSSAKPLLDPVELDKPALITSISTNAPRAHEVTPASLLNMDVYCDYRATTPGSAGEMLLASRLGWNSADILGDLAELVSGKAIRPDYRRTVFFRSIGLGLEDVALAHALYQLKQEAC from the coding sequence ATGTCGACCACCCCTTATGTGCTGGATAAAAGCGCAGCCGAACAGCTGCTAGCCCAGGTCGATGTGCACCAGGCCATGGTCGCCATGTTCCGCGAGCTGGCCGCCGGCAATGCGGTGCAGCCGGCGCAGCAACTGGTGGAGTTTCCCGCTGGCGGCGGCGACTTTATCAACTACCTCGGCGTGCTCGCAGGCGCGGGGGTGTACGGGGTAAAGACCTCGCCCTATATCGTCCGCGAGCAAGGCCCGCTGATTACCGCGTGGACTCTGCTGATGTCGATGCAGACCGGCCAGCCGTTGCTGCTGTGCGATGCCGGCAGCCTGACCACCGCGCGCACCGCCGCCACCACCGCAGTGGCCGTTGATGCCCTGGCTGCGCCCGAAGCCAGCCGCCTGGCGGTGATCGGCAGCGGCGCCGTGGCGCAAGCGCATGTGCATTACGTCAAGCAGCTACGGCCCTGGCAGAGCATCCGCCTCTACTCGCCAAGCCTTGCCGGCAAAACCGGAGCGCAGCTGCTCAAGCTGCAGCAACTCGACCCACGCATCCAGCTATGCGCCAGCCAGGCGGACGCCATTCGCGATGCCGACGTGGTGATGCTCTGCACCTCTTCGGCAAAACCGCTGCTCGATCCCGTCGAGCTGGATAAACCGGCGCTGATCACCTCGATCAGCACCAACGCGCCGCGTGCCCATGAGGTAACGCCCGCCAGCCTGCTGAATATGGATGTCTACTGCGACTACCGCGCGACCACACCAGGCAGCGCGGGGGAAATGCTCCTGGCCAGTCGTCTGGGCTGGAACAGCGCCGACATCCTCGGTGATCTGGCCGAGCTAGTCAGCGGCAAGGCAATTCGCCCGGACTACCGCCGTACGGTATTTTTCCGCTCCATCGGCCTGGGCCTGGAAGATGTCGCCCTCGCCCACGCGCTGTACCAGCTCAAGCAGGAGGCCTGCTGA
- a CDS encoding PhoH family protein has product MDDHGRSKPTAPTLYALDTNVLIHDPNALLNFQEHHVAIPMTVLEELDKLKTGKQGVAAECRQAIRLIDKILGSANPEEVEHGVAIQRDKSGPCGFLSILMSKSASPVTWLPEDLNDNKIINQLVELKSRRPGLNVVLVTKDINMRLKARACGIDSEDYHTDQLVDDVSLLSQGYHNMDGSFWDRVNKVETRQDHGRTWHRVQLTDNLPAVHVNEFIIDEQGFVGWIKGIKHGELLILDMHQEPLMHQEAWGLRPRDIYQSLALFALLDPDIHLVNLSGAAGSGKTILALAAAIEQTMVSKRYRRIIATRSVQGLDQEIGFLPGTEAEKMEPWLGAITDNLEALHMDDENTHGSVDYILQKVPLQFKSLNYIRGRSFQQSLILIDECQNLTPHQMKTIITRAGSGSKVVCLGNLAQIDTPYLSAPSSGLTYLTERFKDFEHGVHITLQGVPRSILAEYAETHM; this is encoded by the coding sequence ATGGATGACCACGGACGCTCCAAGCCCACCGCCCCAACCCTGTACGCCCTCGACACCAATGTGCTGATCCACGATCCCAACGCGCTGCTGAATTTTCAGGAGCACCACGTTGCTATCCCGATGACCGTACTGGAGGAACTGGACAAGCTTAAAACCGGCAAACAGGGCGTGGCCGCCGAGTGCCGCCAAGCCATTCGTCTGATCGACAAGATTCTCGGCAGCGCCAACCCGGAAGAGGTGGAGCACGGCGTTGCTATCCAGCGTGACAAGAGCGGCCCCTGCGGCTTCCTCTCAATCCTTATGAGCAAGAGCGCCAGCCCGGTCACCTGGCTGCCGGAAGACCTCAACGACAACAAAATCATCAACCAGCTGGTCGAGCTGAAGTCCCGCCGCCCCGGTCTCAACGTGGTGCTGGTGACCAAAGACATCAACATGCGCCTGAAGGCGCGCGCTTGTGGCATCGATTCCGAGGATTACCACACCGACCAACTGGTCGACGACGTCTCCTTGCTGTCGCAGGGCTATCACAACATGGACGGCTCCTTCTGGGACCGCGTGAACAAGGTGGAAACCCGTCAGGACCACGGTCGTACCTGGCACCGTGTGCAGCTCACCGACAACCTGCCGGCGGTGCACGTCAACGAGTTCATCATCGACGAGCAGGGCTTTGTTGGCTGGATCAAGGGCATCAAGCACGGCGAACTGCTGATTCTCGACATGCACCAAGAGCCTTTGATGCACCAGGAAGCCTGGGGCCTGCGGCCGCGGGATATCTACCAGTCACTGGCGCTGTTTGCCCTGCTGGATCCGGACATCCACCTGGTCAACCTGTCCGGCGCGGCCGGTTCCGGGAAAACCATCTTGGCCCTGGCGGCGGCCATCGAACAGACCATGGTCAGCAAGCGTTATCGGCGGATTATCGCCACCCGTAGCGTGCAGGGGCTGGATCAGGAGATCGGCTTTCTGCCCGGCACCGAAGCCGAGAAGATGGAGCCCTGGCTCGGTGCGATTACCGACAATCTCGAAGCCCTGCACATGGACGACGAGAACACCCACGGCAGCGTCGACTACATCCTGCAAAAGGTCCCGCTGCAGTTCAAATCCCTCAACTACATCCGTGGCCGTAGCTTCCAGCAGAGCCTGATCCTGATCGACGAATGTCAGAACCTCACTCCGCACCAGATGAAAACCATCATCACCCGTGCCGGCAGCGGTTCGAAAGTGGTGTGCCTGGGTAACCTGGCGCAGATCGATACGCCTTATCTGTCGGCGCCCAGTTCGGGCCTGACCTACCTGACGGAGCGCTTCAAAGACTTCGAGCATGGCGTGCACATCACACTGCAAGGTGTGCCGCGCTCGATCCTCGCCGAGTACGCCGAAACCCATATGTAG
- a CDS encoding NAD(P)/FAD-dependent oxidoreductase — MHQADYLIIGAGIAGASTGYFLAAHGKTILLEREQLPGYHSTGRSAALYTVAYGTPQVRALTAASRAFYDVPPVGFAEHPLLTPRGELVVDFTGDAAELQRQFDSGKASVPEMRLLSADEACALVPVLRRDKVQAAMLDPSAADIDTDALHQGYLRGIRQQGGEIHTSCEVLRIQRDGDAWLVDCGNAHYRAKVLINAAGGWCDQIAALAGVAPIGLIPKRRAAFTFNGPEDIDCHAWPCVVSLDESFYFKPDAGLLLGSPANADPVEPHDVQPEELDIALGIYQIEEHTSLSIRRPAHSWAGLRSFVADGDLVGGFDSQVAGFFWVAAQGGYGIQTSAAMGMACAALARGEPLPEHLRQFGLTEAMLSPARLAGR, encoded by the coding sequence ATGCACCAGGCCGACTATCTGATCATCGGAGCGGGCATTGCCGGCGCCTCCACCGGTTACTTTCTCGCCGCCCATGGCAAAACCATCCTGCTCGAGCGTGAGCAGCTGCCCGGTTACCACTCCACCGGCCGCTCCGCCGCGCTCTACACCGTGGCCTACGGCACGCCGCAGGTGCGCGCCCTGACCGCCGCCAGCCGGGCGTTCTACGACGTACCGCCGGTCGGCTTTGCCGAACACCCACTGCTGACCCCACGCGGTGAACTGGTGGTGGACTTCACTGGCGATGCCGCCGAACTGCAACGCCAATTCGACAGCGGCAAAGCCAGTGTGCCGGAGATGCGCCTGCTCAGCGCCGACGAAGCCTGCGCCCTGGTGCCCGTGCTGCGCCGCGACAAGGTGCAGGCCGCCATGCTCGACCCCAGCGCCGCCGATATCGACACCGATGCCCTGCACCAGGGCTACCTGCGCGGCATTCGCCAGCAGGGCGGGGAAATCCACACTAGCTGCGAAGTACTGCGCATCCAGCGCGATGGTGACGCCTGGCTGGTGGACTGCGGCAACGCGCACTACCGGGCCAAGGTGCTGATCAATGCCGCTGGCGGTTGGTGCGACCAGATTGCCGCCCTGGCTGGAGTGGCGCCCATTGGCTTGATCCCCAAACGTCGTGCGGCTTTCACTTTTAATGGACCGGAAGACATCGACTGCCACGCCTGGCCCTGTGTGGTCAGCCTGGACGAATCCTTCTATTTCAAACCCGATGCCGGCCTGCTGCTAGGCTCGCCCGCCAACGCCGACCCGGTCGAGCCCCACGATGTACAGCCCGAAGAACTGGATATCGCCCTGGGCATCTACCAGATCGAAGAACACACCAGCCTGAGCATTCGCCGCCCAGCGCACAGCTGGGCCGGCTTGCGCTCCTTTGTCGCCGATGGCGATCTGGTAGGCGGCTTCGACTCGCAGGTAGCAGGCTTCTTCTGGGTCGCCGCCCAAGGCGGTTATGGCATCCAGACCTCGGCGGCCATGGGCATGGCCTGCGCCGCCCTGGCCCGTGGTGAGCCGCTACCCGAGCATCTACGCCAGTTTGGCCTAACGGAAGCCATGCTATCGCCGGCCCGCCTGGCAGGCCGTTGA